A region from the Triticum aestivum cultivar Chinese Spring chromosome 3D, IWGSC CS RefSeq v2.1, whole genome shotgun sequence genome encodes:
- the LOC123080151 gene encoding chromodomain-helicase-DNA-binding protein 3 isoform X3: MLESLDNRPSYSNSQEAWTEDFSGSSFFPLSVQIFYSSTLLQIIGRQFHAEECQSAYRRNRRLIMFQMRIALKLLCASCQRLNLQDQLAAVTVQTHVHAFFLPFNDLSDDELLRSTVKLCKSASSGPTCSICKSGAGSCLLIQCQNTSCSRSFHTFCLSPLMQDSRGTLECPLCKIDQASLAKGTEVYALKKVQTLVGCRRVILQESDFQYQMLVKWHSLSHHHDCWVPLDWLRVFEPQRARAYISKNTLPKEAYLEDQRKPEWFEVDRAIACRRKFGYDGLCDVLASFDNNADFEGYEFLVKWKGLDYCDATWEPYFTEGVPSAVSMLVQRHKNTVRSPMNIDVMVPENALYNYQVQGLQWILDNFKSRRSVILADEMGLGKTVQVVCFLNRIIKGSLTTSPALVIVPKSILLQWEKEFDRWAHDLSIVVYQGDKDSRKCIQAHELYSSKGKTLFDALVTSYEIVQIDKAVLKKIKWSTIVIDEAHRLKTLDCNLASCLKKFSSDFWLLLTGTPFQNNVLELFSLLHYIDPNEFSDPKDDPLFSPIESERGLTIDEKIARIPEILKPRMLRRLKANVLKDSMPTKKWVEVPCALTDSQRDLYINILEKNYSELNSAIQDGTKRSLNNVLMELRKCCNHPYLFTGLDVKQHAGEDVLQSLVSASGKLQLLQKLLPKLKERGNRVLIFSQMKKMLDILEDFLSFLGYTYARIDGQTTLFERQESIKEYNNAESGTFIFLMSTRAGGIGIDLPGADRVIIYDPDFNPFMDLQAQSRAHRIGQTRPVVVYQLITKCSVEAKILQKSKQKLAIENILMNSSKKPPSADELKSILLHGAKIIQDKKEIKAVSIHYDDDAIENLLKLDPSSDEMCTKDGNGYLGGIESFPHGAEDVVPPSPKVEDLKVFKPATPKVDLGRGRRHRNVVKYFEETDNEDSDDIYAPEASSESSSSSSDDETDEEIPEVARARTEIDMKAETVSVVKPEVAPIPGNPFDFLRVRVRQLFLG; encoded by the exons ATGTTGGAATCGCTGGACAATCGCCCTAGCTACAGTAACTCGCAAGAAGCATGGACTGAAGATTTCTCTGGAAGTTCCTTCTTTCCTCTCTCTGTACAGATATTTTACAGCAGCACACTCTTACAA ATCATAGGAAGGCAATTCCATGCAGAAGAATGTCAAAGCGCCTACAGGAGAAACAGAAGGCTGATCATGTTTCAGAT GAGAATTGCACTGAAGCTTCTCTGTGCATCTTGTCAACGTCTAAATCTTCAGGATCAG CTTGCTGCTGTGACAGTGCAGACTCACGTTCATGCATTTTTTCTGCCTTTTAATGACCTGTCGG ATGATGAGCTATTGCGCAGCACTGTAAAACTTTGCAAAAGCGCTTCTAGTGGACCTACTTGCTCAATATGTAAG AGTGGAGCCGGCAGCTGTCTTCTGATCCAGTGCCAGAACACAAGCTGTTCTCGTAGCTTCCACACCTTCTGTCTTAGTCCTCTGATGCAAGATAGTAGAGGCACTTTGGAATGTCCTCTCTGCAAAATCGACCAAGCATCCTTGGCTAAGGGGACGGAAGTATATGCCTTAAAAAAGGTCCAAACACTTGTTGGTTGCAGACGGGTAATTCTTCAGGAGTCAGATTTCCAGTATCAAATGCTCGTGAAATGGCATTCACTTTCTCATCATCACGACTGCTGG GTTCCACTTGATTGGCTTCGTGTTTTTGAGCCTCAACGAGCACGAGCCTACATAAGCAAGAATAC CTTACCTAAAGAGGCATACTTGGAGGATCAAAGGAAACCTGAATGGTTTGAAGTAGATCGTGCCATTGCATGCCGCCGGAAGTTTGGTTATGATGGTTTATGTGACGTCCTGGCTAGTTTTGATAATAATGCAGATTTTGAGGGATACGAGTTCCTCGTGAAATGGAAAGGACTTGACTATTGTGATGCTACATGGGAGCCGTATTTCACGGAAGGCGTGCCATCAGCTGTTTCTATGCTTGTCCAAAGGCATAAAAATACTGTACGAAGCCCGATGAACATTGATGTGATGGTCCCAGAAAATGCACTATACAATTACCAGGTTCAAGGGTTACAATGGATTCTTGACAATTTCAAATCTAGGAGGAGCGTTATTCTTGCTG aTGAAATGGGTCTTGGCAAAACTGTCCAAGTTGTTTGCTTTCTCAACCGCATAATCAAGGGAAGTCTGACCACATCTCCTGCATTGGTCATTGTTCCCAAGAGCATCCTACTGCAATGGGAAAAG GAATTTGATCGCTGGGCACATGATCTTAGTATTGTTGTTTACCAAGGAGATAAGGACTCCAGAAAGTGTATTCAAGCTCATGAACTGTACTCTTCCAAAGGGAAGACTCTGTTTGATGCTCTAGTGACAAGTTATGAGATTGTCCAAATTGATAAAGCAGTTCTAAAAAAGATTAAGTGGTCAACGATTGTCA TTGATGAGGCTCACAGATTGAAGACGCTTGATTGTAATCTTGCATCCTGCCTAAAGAAATTTAGCTCAGATTTCTGGTTGCTACTTACA GgaacaccattccaaaataacgtCCTGGAGTTGTTTTCATTGCTTCATTATATTGATCCAAATGAGTTCTCTGACCCAAAGGATGATCCATTGTTCTCACCAATTGAATCTGAGCGGGGTCTGACAATAGATGAAAAAATTGCCCGCATTCCTGAGATTTTAAAGCCTAG GATGTTGAGGAGATTGAAAGCTAATGTGCTAAAAGATTCTATGCCAACAAAAAAGTGGGTAGAAGTTCCGTGTGCGCTCACAGATTCTCAGAGAGATCTTTACATTAATATTCTAGAGAAGAACTACTCAGAGTTGAACAGTGCTATTCAGGATG GTACGAAGCGTTCTCTGAACAACGTACTAATGGAACTGCGAAAATGCTGCAATCATCCG TATTTGTTTACAGGATTGGATGTTAAACAACATGCAGGAGAAGATGTTCTCCAATCACTAGTTTCTGCATCAGGGAAACTTCAACTCTTACAGAAG TTGCTCCCAAAATTGAAAGAGAGAGGGAACCGTGTATTGATTTTCTCCCAGATGAAGAAGAtgcttgatattctcgaggacttCCTTTCTTTCCTGGGATACACATATGCACG CATTGATGGACAGACAACACTCTTTGAGAGGCAGGAGAGCATAAAAGAATACAACAACGCTGAAAGTGGAACATTTATTTTCTTGATGTCAACTCGTGCTGGTGGTATAGGTATTGACCTG CCTGGTGCTGATAGAGTAATTATATATG ATCCAGACttcaatccatttatggacttgcAAGCACAGTCCAGGGCTCACCGGATTGGCCAGACCCGACCGGTGGTTGTTTACCAGCTTATCACAAAATGTTCTGTTGAAGCGAAGATATTGCAGAAGTCTAAGCAGAAGCTGGCCATTGAAAATATTTTAATGAACTCTTCCAAGAAGCCGCCAAGTGCAGATGAGCTGAAGTCCATTCTACTACATGGAGCCAAGATAATTCAGGACAAAAAGGAGATTAAAGCTGTATCAATCCATTATGATGACGATGCCATTGAGAATCTCCTCAAGCTAGACCCTTCTAGTGATGAGATGTGCACTAAAGATGGCAACGGTTATCTCGGTGGCATCGAGAGCTTTCCTCATGGTGCCGAGGACGTAGTACCTCCCTCCCCCAAGGTTGAGGATTTAAAAGTATTCAAGCCTGCCACTCCCAAGGTGGATCTTGGCCGCGGGAGAAGGCACAGGAACGTCGTGAAGTATTTCGAGGAGACGGACAATGAAGACAGCGATGACATCTACGCTCCAGAGGCTTCCTCCGAGTCCAGTAGCTCTTCCTCTGATGATGAAACAGATGAAGAAATTCCTGAAGTAGCACGAGCTAGAACTGAAATAGACATGAAAGCTGAAACAGTGAGCGTTGTGAAGCCAGAAGTAGCTCCCATTCCTGGCAACCCCTTTGACTTCCTCAGAGTCAGAGTCCGGCAGCTCTTCCTCGGATGA
- the LOC123080151 gene encoding CHD3-type chromatin-remodeling factor PICKLE isoform X1: MIMCHTKFSPTLNFTFEITTDHRKAIPCRRMSKRLQEKQKADHVSDENCTEASLCILSTSKSSGSDDELLRSTVKLCKSASSGPTCSICKSGAGSCLLIQCQNTSCSRSFHTFCLSPLMQDSRGTLECPLCKIDQASLAKGTEVYALKKVQTLVGCRRVILQESDFQYQMLVKWHSLSHHHDCWVPLDWLRVFEPQRARAYISKNTLPKEAYLEDQRKPEWFEVDRAIACRRKFGYDGLCDVLASFDNNADFEGYEFLVKWKGLDYCDATWEPYFTEGVPSAVSMLVQRHKNTVRSPMNIDVMVPENALYNYQVQGLQWILDNFKSRRSVILADEMGLGKTVQVVCFLNRIIKGSLTTSPALVIVPKSILLQWEKEFDRWAHDLSIVVYQGDKDSRKCIQAHELYSSKGKTLFDALVTSYEIVQIDKAVLKKIKWSTIVIDEAHRLKTLDCNLASCLKKFSSDFWLLLTGTPFQNNVLELFSLLHYIDPNEFSDPKDDPLFSPIESERGLTIDEKIARIPEILKPRMLRRLKANVLKDSMPTKKWVEVPCALTDSQRDLYINILEKNYSELNSAIQDGTKRSLNNVLMELRKCCNHPYLFTGLDVKQHAGEDVLQSLVSASGKLQLLQKLLPKLKERGNRVLIFSQMKKMLDILEDFLSFLGYTYARIDGQTTLFERQESIKEYNNAESGTFIFLMSTRAGGIGIDLPGADRVIIYDPDFNPFMDLQAQSRAHRIGQTRPVVVYQLITKCSVEAKILQKSKQKLAIENILMNSSKKPPSADELKSILLHGAKIIQDKKEIKAVSIHYDDDAIENLLKLDPSSDEMCTKDGNGYLGGIESFPHGAEDVVPPSPKVEDLKVFKPATPKVDLGRGRRHRNVVKYFEETDNEDSDDIYAPEASSESSSSSSDDETDEEIPEVARARTEIDMKAETVSVVKPEVAPIPGNPFDFLRVRVRQLFLG, from the exons ATGATCATGTGCCATACAaaattttctccaacattaaaTTTTACTTTTGAAATCACCACAGATCATAGGAAGGCAATTCCATGCAGAAGAATGTCAAAGCGCCTACAGGAGAAACAGAAGGCTGATCATGTTTCAGAT GAGAATTGCACTGAAGCTTCTCTGTGCATCTTGTCAACGTCTAAATCTTCAGGATCAG ATGATGAGCTATTGCGCAGCACTGTAAAACTTTGCAAAAGCGCTTCTAGTGGACCTACTTGCTCAATATGTAAG AGTGGAGCCGGCAGCTGTCTTCTGATCCAGTGCCAGAACACAAGCTGTTCTCGTAGCTTCCACACCTTCTGTCTTAGTCCTCTGATGCAAGATAGTAGAGGCACTTTGGAATGTCCTCTCTGCAAAATCGACCAAGCATCCTTGGCTAAGGGGACGGAAGTATATGCCTTAAAAAAGGTCCAAACACTTGTTGGTTGCAGACGGGTAATTCTTCAGGAGTCAGATTTCCAGTATCAAATGCTCGTGAAATGGCATTCACTTTCTCATCATCACGACTGCTGG GTTCCACTTGATTGGCTTCGTGTTTTTGAGCCTCAACGAGCACGAGCCTACATAAGCAAGAATAC CTTACCTAAAGAGGCATACTTGGAGGATCAAAGGAAACCTGAATGGTTTGAAGTAGATCGTGCCATTGCATGCCGCCGGAAGTTTGGTTATGATGGTTTATGTGACGTCCTGGCTAGTTTTGATAATAATGCAGATTTTGAGGGATACGAGTTCCTCGTGAAATGGAAAGGACTTGACTATTGTGATGCTACATGGGAGCCGTATTTCACGGAAGGCGTGCCATCAGCTGTTTCTATGCTTGTCCAAAGGCATAAAAATACTGTACGAAGCCCGATGAACATTGATGTGATGGTCCCAGAAAATGCACTATACAATTACCAGGTTCAAGGGTTACAATGGATTCTTGACAATTTCAAATCTAGGAGGAGCGTTATTCTTGCTG aTGAAATGGGTCTTGGCAAAACTGTCCAAGTTGTTTGCTTTCTCAACCGCATAATCAAGGGAAGTCTGACCACATCTCCTGCATTGGTCATTGTTCCCAAGAGCATCCTACTGCAATGGGAAAAG GAATTTGATCGCTGGGCACATGATCTTAGTATTGTTGTTTACCAAGGAGATAAGGACTCCAGAAAGTGTATTCAAGCTCATGAACTGTACTCTTCCAAAGGGAAGACTCTGTTTGATGCTCTAGTGACAAGTTATGAGATTGTCCAAATTGATAAAGCAGTTCTAAAAAAGATTAAGTGGTCAACGATTGTCA TTGATGAGGCTCACAGATTGAAGACGCTTGATTGTAATCTTGCATCCTGCCTAAAGAAATTTAGCTCAGATTTCTGGTTGCTACTTACA GgaacaccattccaaaataacgtCCTGGAGTTGTTTTCATTGCTTCATTATATTGATCCAAATGAGTTCTCTGACCCAAAGGATGATCCATTGTTCTCACCAATTGAATCTGAGCGGGGTCTGACAATAGATGAAAAAATTGCCCGCATTCCTGAGATTTTAAAGCCTAG GATGTTGAGGAGATTGAAAGCTAATGTGCTAAAAGATTCTATGCCAACAAAAAAGTGGGTAGAAGTTCCGTGTGCGCTCACAGATTCTCAGAGAGATCTTTACATTAATATTCTAGAGAAGAACTACTCAGAGTTGAACAGTGCTATTCAGGATG GTACGAAGCGTTCTCTGAACAACGTACTAATGGAACTGCGAAAATGCTGCAATCATCCG TATTTGTTTACAGGATTGGATGTTAAACAACATGCAGGAGAAGATGTTCTCCAATCACTAGTTTCTGCATCAGGGAAACTTCAACTCTTACAGAAG TTGCTCCCAAAATTGAAAGAGAGAGGGAACCGTGTATTGATTTTCTCCCAGATGAAGAAGAtgcttgatattctcgaggacttCCTTTCTTTCCTGGGATACACATATGCACG CATTGATGGACAGACAACACTCTTTGAGAGGCAGGAGAGCATAAAAGAATACAACAACGCTGAAAGTGGAACATTTATTTTCTTGATGTCAACTCGTGCTGGTGGTATAGGTATTGACCTG CCTGGTGCTGATAGAGTAATTATATATG ATCCAGACttcaatccatttatggacttgcAAGCACAGTCCAGGGCTCACCGGATTGGCCAGACCCGACCGGTGGTTGTTTACCAGCTTATCACAAAATGTTCTGTTGAAGCGAAGATATTGCAGAAGTCTAAGCAGAAGCTGGCCATTGAAAATATTTTAATGAACTCTTCCAAGAAGCCGCCAAGTGCAGATGAGCTGAAGTCCATTCTACTACATGGAGCCAAGATAATTCAGGACAAAAAGGAGATTAAAGCTGTATCAATCCATTATGATGACGATGCCATTGAGAATCTCCTCAAGCTAGACCCTTCTAGTGATGAGATGTGCACTAAAGATGGCAACGGTTATCTCGGTGGCATCGAGAGCTTTCCTCATGGTGCCGAGGACGTAGTACCTCCCTCCCCCAAGGTTGAGGATTTAAAAGTATTCAAGCCTGCCACTCCCAAGGTGGATCTTGGCCGCGGGAGAAGGCACAGGAACGTCGTGAAGTATTTCGAGGAGACGGACAATGAAGACAGCGATGACATCTACGCTCCAGAGGCTTCCTCCGAGTCCAGTAGCTCTTCCTCTGATGATGAAACAGATGAAGAAATTCCTGAAGTAGCACGAGCTAGAACTGAAATAGACATGAAAGCTGAAACAGTGAGCGTTGTGAAGCCAGAAGTAGCTCCCATTCCTGGCAACCCCTTTGACTTCCTCAGAGTCAGAGTCCGGCAGCTCTTCCTCGGATGA
- the LOC123080151 gene encoding CHD3-type chromatin-remodeling factor PICKLE isoform X2: MQCLALYEKDHRKAIPCRRMSKRLQEKQKADHVSDENCTEASLCILSTSKSSGSDDELLRSTVKLCKSASSGPTCSICKSGAGSCLLIQCQNTSCSRSFHTFCLSPLMQDSRGTLECPLCKIDQASLAKGTEVYALKKVQTLVGCRRVILQESDFQYQMLVKWHSLSHHHDCWVPLDWLRVFEPQRARAYISKNTLPKEAYLEDQRKPEWFEVDRAIACRRKFGYDGLCDVLASFDNNADFEGYEFLVKWKGLDYCDATWEPYFTEGVPSAVSMLVQRHKNTVRSPMNIDVMVPENALYNYQVQGLQWILDNFKSRRSVILADEMGLGKTVQVVCFLNRIIKGSLTTSPALVIVPKSILLQWEKEFDRWAHDLSIVVYQGDKDSRKCIQAHELYSSKGKTLFDALVTSYEIVQIDKAVLKKIKWSTIVIDEAHRLKTLDCNLASCLKKFSSDFWLLLTGTPFQNNVLELFSLLHYIDPNEFSDPKDDPLFSPIESERGLTIDEKIARIPEILKPRMLRRLKANVLKDSMPTKKWVEVPCALTDSQRDLYINILEKNYSELNSAIQDGTKRSLNNVLMELRKCCNHPYLFTGLDVKQHAGEDVLQSLVSASGKLQLLQKLLPKLKERGNRVLIFSQMKKMLDILEDFLSFLGYTYARIDGQTTLFERQESIKEYNNAESGTFIFLMSTRAGGIGIDLPGADRVIIYDPDFNPFMDLQAQSRAHRIGQTRPVVVYQLITKCSVEAKILQKSKQKLAIENILMNSSKKPPSADELKSILLHGAKIIQDKKEIKAVSIHYDDDAIENLLKLDPSSDEMCTKDGNGYLGGIESFPHGAEDVVPPSPKVEDLKVFKPATPKVDLGRGRRHRNVVKYFEETDNEDSDDIYAPEASSESSSSSSDDETDEEIPEVARARTEIDMKAETVSVVKPEVAPIPGNPFDFLRVRVRQLFLG; encoded by the exons ATCATAGGAAGGCAATTCCATGCAGAAGAATGTCAAAGCGCCTACAGGAGAAACAGAAGGCTGATCATGTTTCAGAT GAGAATTGCACTGAAGCTTCTCTGTGCATCTTGTCAACGTCTAAATCTTCAGGATCAG ATGATGAGCTATTGCGCAGCACTGTAAAACTTTGCAAAAGCGCTTCTAGTGGACCTACTTGCTCAATATGTAAG AGTGGAGCCGGCAGCTGTCTTCTGATCCAGTGCCAGAACACAAGCTGTTCTCGTAGCTTCCACACCTTCTGTCTTAGTCCTCTGATGCAAGATAGTAGAGGCACTTTGGAATGTCCTCTCTGCAAAATCGACCAAGCATCCTTGGCTAAGGGGACGGAAGTATATGCCTTAAAAAAGGTCCAAACACTTGTTGGTTGCAGACGGGTAATTCTTCAGGAGTCAGATTTCCAGTATCAAATGCTCGTGAAATGGCATTCACTTTCTCATCATCACGACTGCTGG GTTCCACTTGATTGGCTTCGTGTTTTTGAGCCTCAACGAGCACGAGCCTACATAAGCAAGAATAC CTTACCTAAAGAGGCATACTTGGAGGATCAAAGGAAACCTGAATGGTTTGAAGTAGATCGTGCCATTGCATGCCGCCGGAAGTTTGGTTATGATGGTTTATGTGACGTCCTGGCTAGTTTTGATAATAATGCAGATTTTGAGGGATACGAGTTCCTCGTGAAATGGAAAGGACTTGACTATTGTGATGCTACATGGGAGCCGTATTTCACGGAAGGCGTGCCATCAGCTGTTTCTATGCTTGTCCAAAGGCATAAAAATACTGTACGAAGCCCGATGAACATTGATGTGATGGTCCCAGAAAATGCACTATACAATTACCAGGTTCAAGGGTTACAATGGATTCTTGACAATTTCAAATCTAGGAGGAGCGTTATTCTTGCTG aTGAAATGGGTCTTGGCAAAACTGTCCAAGTTGTTTGCTTTCTCAACCGCATAATCAAGGGAAGTCTGACCACATCTCCTGCATTGGTCATTGTTCCCAAGAGCATCCTACTGCAATGGGAAAAG GAATTTGATCGCTGGGCACATGATCTTAGTATTGTTGTTTACCAAGGAGATAAGGACTCCAGAAAGTGTATTCAAGCTCATGAACTGTACTCTTCCAAAGGGAAGACTCTGTTTGATGCTCTAGTGACAAGTTATGAGATTGTCCAAATTGATAAAGCAGTTCTAAAAAAGATTAAGTGGTCAACGATTGTCA TTGATGAGGCTCACAGATTGAAGACGCTTGATTGTAATCTTGCATCCTGCCTAAAGAAATTTAGCTCAGATTTCTGGTTGCTACTTACA GgaacaccattccaaaataacgtCCTGGAGTTGTTTTCATTGCTTCATTATATTGATCCAAATGAGTTCTCTGACCCAAAGGATGATCCATTGTTCTCACCAATTGAATCTGAGCGGGGTCTGACAATAGATGAAAAAATTGCCCGCATTCCTGAGATTTTAAAGCCTAG GATGTTGAGGAGATTGAAAGCTAATGTGCTAAAAGATTCTATGCCAACAAAAAAGTGGGTAGAAGTTCCGTGTGCGCTCACAGATTCTCAGAGAGATCTTTACATTAATATTCTAGAGAAGAACTACTCAGAGTTGAACAGTGCTATTCAGGATG GTACGAAGCGTTCTCTGAACAACGTACTAATGGAACTGCGAAAATGCTGCAATCATCCG TATTTGTTTACAGGATTGGATGTTAAACAACATGCAGGAGAAGATGTTCTCCAATCACTAGTTTCTGCATCAGGGAAACTTCAACTCTTACAGAAG TTGCTCCCAAAATTGAAAGAGAGAGGGAACCGTGTATTGATTTTCTCCCAGATGAAGAAGAtgcttgatattctcgaggacttCCTTTCTTTCCTGGGATACACATATGCACG CATTGATGGACAGACAACACTCTTTGAGAGGCAGGAGAGCATAAAAGAATACAACAACGCTGAAAGTGGAACATTTATTTTCTTGATGTCAACTCGTGCTGGTGGTATAGGTATTGACCTG CCTGGTGCTGATAGAGTAATTATATATG ATCCAGACttcaatccatttatggacttgcAAGCACAGTCCAGGGCTCACCGGATTGGCCAGACCCGACCGGTGGTTGTTTACCAGCTTATCACAAAATGTTCTGTTGAAGCGAAGATATTGCAGAAGTCTAAGCAGAAGCTGGCCATTGAAAATATTTTAATGAACTCTTCCAAGAAGCCGCCAAGTGCAGATGAGCTGAAGTCCATTCTACTACATGGAGCCAAGATAATTCAGGACAAAAAGGAGATTAAAGCTGTATCAATCCATTATGATGACGATGCCATTGAGAATCTCCTCAAGCTAGACCCTTCTAGTGATGAGATGTGCACTAAAGATGGCAACGGTTATCTCGGTGGCATCGAGAGCTTTCCTCATGGTGCCGAGGACGTAGTACCTCCCTCCCCCAAGGTTGAGGATTTAAAAGTATTCAAGCCTGCCACTCCCAAGGTGGATCTTGGCCGCGGGAGAAGGCACAGGAACGTCGTGAAGTATTTCGAGGAGACGGACAATGAAGACAGCGATGACATCTACGCTCCAGAGGCTTCCTCCGAGTCCAGTAGCTCTTCCTCTGATGATGAAACAGATGAAGAAATTCCTGAAGTAGCACGAGCTAGAACTGAAATAGACATGAAAGCTGAAACAGTGAGCGTTGTGAAGCCAGAAGTAGCTCCCATTCCTGGCAACCCCTTTGACTTCCTCAGAGTCAGAGTCCGGCAGCTCTTCCTCGGATGA